From Roseofilum reptotaenium CS-1145:
CATTATCGACAAACGATTGGTATGTTTTTATTTACAAAACGACAATTAACCAAGAAAAATTATGATATAGTTGAATTTTATGGTGGAGAATCTTGGTTAATTGCCAGACTATTGAGTAGAAGTAGAAACAAAAATAAGTTACTCGTTAGTCACTCAAATGGATTGGAAACATATTTTTATCAAACCTTAATTGAAGGTTCTCAGTACGGTTGGGTTGAAAATCCGTTGGCAAAATGGTATCAATTCAATCAAAGTGCTTGGTTCAAATATGCTTTTACCAGTGTGGATGCTATCGTAACGGTAAGTGAGAATGAACGCAATTATGCCGTTAAGCATCAATACCAGAATGAAGATAGAGTTATGGCGATAGAACCGTGCCTATTGAAAGATTATTTAGGATTAACAGTTGAATTTGAAAGAAAAAAAATTATAGGATATTGTGGTTCTTGGATCGCACGGAAGGGAACTAAAGTTATTAGTAGTGATATCCCTCGGTTGCTGGTGGATTTTCCAGACTGTGTTTTCCAATTAATTGGAGTTGGAAAATCGTTTAATAAAGAAGAATACTTTCCTCTAGAATTATGCTCTCGAATAGAAGTCATACCTTTTGTTGCCAATAAAGAAGAACTGAAAGAAATATATAAAAGTCTATCGATTCTAGTTGTCCCCTCCATATATGAGAGCTTTGGATTAGTCATGCCTGAAGCAATGGCTTGTGGTTGTGCAATTGTCGCAGCTAAAACTGGTTTTGTTGTTAGTCTCAAGAATAATCAAGAAGCGGTTGTTCTCGAACAGCCTTGTTCTCCATTTCTATATGAGGGAGTAAAACAACTTTTATTAAACGAATCATTGCGCCAGGAGATTGCCAAAAATGGATATCAACGGGTTCAATACTTACATTGGGATTGGGCAGTGAAGCAACTGGAAGCTCAGTATATAAGTTGGTTAGAAGAAGTTCGAAAGGAAAGTATTAAATGACTGAAAAAGAAATAAAAAATCAGCTAATAGCTTTACTTGGACAGCAACAAGCCTTAGCGGATGGAGTAGTAGACTATTGTACAAAATTGAAGCAGGCAATGGAAGGAGAAAATGTACAGTTAACACGGCAATGGGTGCCTTGGAAAGAACAAGGATGGTTGAGAGCGCTAACCTGGCTATGGCAAGAAAGTGAGAGTTGGTATGGACAATGGGTAATCGTTCAGTATACAGCGGCTGCTTGGTCTAAATTAGCATTACCTATCCTATTCATAGTTGTTTTACAACTTCTACGAATTCGTCAGATTAGAGTTGCTATTATGTTTCATGAAGTCCAGGGGTATCCTGGAAATAATTTAAAAGCCAAAATTAGGAGTGCGATCCAAGTTTGGACAATTCGCACTGCCATGGAAATGAGCGATCACTCAATTTTTAATATCGATCTAGAGCAATTAACCTGGCTCCCCGTTGCTTCATCTCAATGTACATTTATCCCTGTAGGTTCCAATATGCCGGAACCGGGCTTGATGACACTGAAGTCTAAGGCAGTCCCTTCTCAGAGGTATACAAAGACGGTGGTAGTATTTGGGATGACTAGTGTAGACATTACAGGAGATGAAGTTGAGGCGATCGCTGCTGCGATGTCCCAAACTGCGAAACATATTGATTCATTATGTCTGGTGACTCTAGGAAGAGGTTCAAAAGAAGCTGAACCAGAACTTAGAGAAGCTTTAAAGGATACTAACGTGGAGATTTCCGTTCTAGGGTTACTCAAGCCAGAAGAAATTACTCAAGCGCTCATGGAAGCAGATGTGATGTTATTTGTACGGGGTGAAATTTGCTCTCGTAAAACCACGGCGATCGCCGGATTAAGCTGTGGACTTCCTATTGTGGCTTATCAAGGCACAGAAACCGCTCATCCCATTCCTGAAGCAGGAGTTTTACTCGTACCTACAGGCGATCTCCAAGGTTTAGCCTCTGCATTGACACAAGTCCTTCAAAATGACAAACTATGGCTAGATCTCCATCAAAGGAGTCTCCACATTTACCAAAGCCATTTTGCTTGGGATGTAATTGCACAGCGTTTTATGGAAACCTTAAAACCATGATTTCAGAGAAAAAACGGGTATTATTAGTTTCTTCTCAACCCATTCAAAATCCAGCATCCCTACGCTTAATGGCCAAACATCCTAAATTGGATATCTTGGTCGCTTACTGCACTTTGCCGGAAGAAAAATTACATACTGATTCACTACAAAATAACCCTGAATATATTACCAAATCCGTTTTTGATATCCCCCTCCTAGAAGGTTATCCCTGGGTTTATATTCCCAATCGATCTCCTGTCCCTAATTTGGACCGTGCTTTTGGTCTAATCAACCCTGATTTGGTTAAATTAGTCCACGACTTTGATTGCTGTGTAGTTTATGGCCATAACTATGTCACGTTTTGGATGGCGATTGCTGCAGCCAAACTAGCGAAGAAAACTTTGATTCTCTCTACAGATGCCACCTATATAGAACCCATTTCTGGAGGGAACTGGAAAATTCCGATTAAGAAAAAAGTTTTACCCTTTCTCTATAATCAAATTGCTGATGCTGTGCTTGTACTTTCTACAGCCTCCAAACGATTCATTCATTCATTAGGTGTTCCTGAAGACCGAATTTTTATTACTCCCTATGTTGTCGATAATGACGTGATCGCTGAAACAGCGAGGAATTGTTCTCAGGGTACTATGCGATCACAATGGAATATTCCAGAAGATGCCACTGTAGTTGTCTTCTGTGCAAAATTTATTCCTCGAAAACGACCTCAAGACGTTATCGAAGCCTTTGCCAAGGCGAATATTTCTAATAGCTATTTACTGATGGTTGGAGATGGCCCCTTAGCAGATCACCTAAAAGCTCAAACAAAAGAGTTAGGAATTAAAGACCAAGTTTGTTTTCTGGGTTTAGTCAAATATTCCAACCTTCCCGAGGTTTATGCTTCCAGTAATATTCTTGCTTTTTCCTCAGAATATGAACCTTATGGGTTACCTGTTAATGAAGCCATGATTTGTGGTATACCCGTAGTCGTCAGCGATCGTATCGGTGCAGGTTACGATCTTGTAGAAGAAGGTAAAACTGGCTTTACCTACCCCTGTGGTGACATTGATGCCTTAACAGCTATCTTTAAACAAACTCTGACCCAACCTGACAAGCTTCGAGCTATGGGTATAGCAGCAAAAACTCGAATGGAAACCTGGTCACCTCGTGAAAATGTTGAAGGTTTAGTACAAGCCATTACAAAAGTTACCTCATTAGTCTAAATTGATTGACCCATGAAACTCCTGATTGCCTTAGTTGTTGTTAGTGTTATCTTTTATCTATCTTGTCTGGACTGGCGGCGATCAGTTAAATCCCTATTACTCCTGATTCTTCTAGAAGGTGTGTTGAGAAAATGGATTTTGCCTCAAGCGAGCGAATTGATTTATTTCCTAAAAGATATTGTATTATTCGGGGCATATTTTCAATATTATGGTCTGGCTAAAAATAAGTTACCCCAATTCAAAATTGAGTTTTTTAATATTTTCCTTCTTTTGTCATTTCTATGGTGTTTATTTCAAGTTTTTAACCCTAGTTTGGGATCTTTTGTTGTGGGGATTTGGGGACTGAAAAACTACTTTTATTATGTACCTATCATCTGGATGTTACCTAATCTATTCGAATCAGAAGCAGAATTCAAGGAGTTTCTAAAACAACAATTGATATTTGTTATCCCGGTAGGTATTTTAGGAATTATCCAATTTTTTAGTCCAGCATCTAGCCCCATAAACTCTTATGCGCCAGGATTGGAGCAATCTGGAGGAAATACTGCCCTATTTGGAGGTGGAGGGAATGTTAGGATTACAGGCGCTTTTTCCTATGTTAACACCTATATCCCTTACTTGTTATTTAACATAAGTATAGCCCTGATTTTTTTAGAAGAAAAGTTACAGCAAAAGGAGACACTCATTGTCATATCCAGTGGCATATTACTCATTTTAAACTCCTTCATGACCGGTTCTCGAACCATCATATTTGCGGTAGGATTGCTGTTGATTGGTTATTTTTCCATCAAGAGTATTGGACAGTTCAATAAAGTTTGGCGTATCCTTCAATGGACTCTACCTCCAACTCTAATTTTAGTAGGACTAACTCCTGTTATATTTGCATCAGAAGTTGAAACGGTATTCGAGCGGATATTATTAACTTCTGACTTAAGAATTCGCCTACTTTTATTTGTAATTGAACCCATTAATAACTTGCAATTTAAACACTTCGATAGTTTTGGTATTGGCTCCACTCACCAAGCAACACCTATATTGAGAAATATTTTAAATTTACCGATGGGTGAAATTATTCCCATAGGCTATGAATCGGAAATGGGGAGAATTGTATTAGAAATAGGGCCAATTGGTTTTATCCTTTGGTATGCATTAAAAATAGCAGTTATGGCTGCACTGTTTTCTTTGTACTGGAAACTGAAGCGTCCTTTTTTGCGAAATCTGGCATTGATTGCCTTTCTTATGCAAATTATTTGGTTACCGAATCAGCATGTTTTCCACATTACTTATAACGTTTACTACTGGTGGATGACTGGCTTTATCTATCTCCTACCTCATTTAGAAAAAATGGAAAATTGGCGAAAACAATATCAACAATATCAGATCGTCCATTCTTATGAACAGCTACCGTATTTCCCTGATTCATCCTACCGGTAACCCTAACTCTCGTGAAGCTGCTTTGGCTCTAGCAGAAGGTGGTTTTTTGCATGAAATTATTACCACGATCGCCTACAATCCTAGTTCTAGCATTGCTGACCTTCTCAATCGACTGCCAACAAACCTCAGAGAGAAGATCTCTCAAGAACTCAGCCGGCGTACCTGGATACCCCCAGAAGGGATTACGATGCACTGCTACCCAGGGTGGGAAATTCTTCGAGTCGCCTTAGTTCGTACAGGTTTACCCCGTCGCTTCGGTCTTAATAATCAGCAATTAACTGACTGGATTTATACTTCTATCGATCGCCAAGTTTCCCAATCTCATCTGGATGGACTCCATGCTATTTACGCCTATGAAGATGGAGCAGCTACTACATTTCAAGAAGCAAAAAAGCGAGGGATAATATGCCTATACGATCTTCCGATTCTCTTTTATCAAATGAGTCGAGATATTCAAGCACAAGAAGCTGAACGATTCCCCGACCTAGCTCCAGCCCTACAAGCTACGAAAGAGCCTGAGTGGAAACTCAGGCGTAAAGAAGAAGAAGTTGAGTTGGCCGATCGCATTTTTGTTGCCTCCTCTATCACTCGTCAATCCTTACTCAATTTTGGTGTAAAGTCAGAAAAGATCAGTGTTATTCCCTATGGTGCGCCTCTAGACTATTTCCGTCCCCAACCAAAACCTGACGATATCTTTCGTGCTCTCTATGTCGGTCGTGTTGAACCTCGAAAAGGGATTCACTATTTGTTGAAAGCTTGGAAAAATTTAAGGAGGTTGGATGCAGAGCTCTGTTTAATTGGTGTTAATGAATTTCCATCTGGATGGCTCAATAAATATCAAGATATGTTTAGATATATTCCTCCGGTTCCTCACTATACTCTCAATCAGTATTATAGCAGTGCTAGCGTCTTTATTTTTCCTTCTTTAGTTGAAGGATTTGGTTTAGTGATTCTAGAAGCTATGGCTTGTGGTATTCCCGTAATTACCACCCCGAATACAGCCGGTCCAGATATCATTACTGATGGAGTTGAAGGATTTATTATTCCTATTCGTGATAGTGACGCGTTGCAAGAAAAAATTGAATGGTGTATTGATAATCCTGTATCATTAAAAGCCATGGGAAAAGCTGCTCGTATAAAAGCTGAAAATTCAACGTGGAGTCAATATCGAAAAACACTCCAAAGTCAAGTGAGTGTTGTGTTGTCATAAATTCTTTTTTTTGCTATCATCTTAACAAGAGTGTACCCGCTCTACTTAAAAGAAATAACCATTGAATGAGGTGAAAATAAAGATGTGTGATCAATCTTGTATCGAATTCGCGAATAAAATTTTAAAGTCTGAAGATGTTCGAGGAAAATCAGTAATTGAAGTGGGTGCGTATGACATTAATGGTTCTTTAAGGTCTATGGTTGAAGCTTTAGAACCGTTGAGCTATAAAGGTGTGGATATTGCTATGGGGCCGGGAGTTGACGAGGTATCTAATGCTGAGGATTTGGTGAAGCATTACGGTGCTGAACAATTCGATCTATTGATTTGTACAGAAGTGGTTGAGCACGTACAAGACTGGCGTACGGTGATTAGCAATCTGAAAAATGTTTTGAAACCACATGGGATTTTGCTACTGACCACAAGATCAAAAGGCTTTCCTTACCATAGTGCTCCAGCGGATTACTGGCGCTATCAAATTTCAGATATGGAGATAATATTTTCTGATTTTTCTATAGAAGTTTTGGAGAAAGATCCAGATCAGCCTGGTGTTTTTATCAAGGCAAGAAAGCCAGAGAACTTCCAAGAAAAAGACTTAACAGATCACCTTCTATACTCCATTGTTAAGCATAAAAAACTGATAACTATCAATGATGAGGAAGTAAATCAGATTGATCGATATTGGAACGAGATAGAACTAGCCGTTAGGCGGAAATTGTCAATCTTATTACCTGAATCGACAAAAAGATTTGTTAAAAAGAAGATATTAAGAATTTTATAGGGGATAAGATCGTAAGTGAATCGCCAAAAAACAAAACAGTTGAAATCAGTGTTTTTGCACTTGTGGTTCCCTAACTTATTTGAATCAAAAGGTGGAATTCAGACATATTCTGCCTTCTTATTAAAGGCTCTAGAGAACTTATTCCCAGATATTAGCTATCATATTTTCCTAAAAAACGATAGGTACTATATACCCAGGTATATGGGTTCAGAGAATACTGTATTTTACTGTTCTGGGGTTTTACCAAAGAGGGTTCGCACTATAGTATTTGCTGCTCAATTACTAGGATATGGAATATGGCAAAATCCTGGATTGGCGATCGCCACCCATTGTAATTTTGCCATAGTTGCTTACTGGTTGAAAAGGTTCTTCGGGATTCCCTACTGGATTATTGCCCATGGTATAGAAGTTTGGAATATCGATCGCCCCAGCCTAAAAACCGCCCTCCAACACGCCGATCGCATTCTTGCCGTTAGTCACTATACCCGCGATCGCCTCATTCAAGACCAAAACCTTAACCCCACAACCCTTAAAGTTCTACCCAACACCTTCGACCAAGAGACGTTCCATATTACCCCAAAACCCTCCTACCTTCTAGAACGCTATAACCTCCAGCCTAATCAACCCATCATTCTCACCGTCGCTCGTCTCGATCCCAACGAACAATACAAAGGCTACGATCGCATCTTGCAGGCACTCCCCACCGTATTATCACACTGTCCCGATGCTCATTACCTCCTCGTAGGCAAAGGCGGCGATCGCGCCAGAGTCGAGCAAGTCATTCACTCTCTCGATCTGATCCATCACGTCACTCTCACTGGCTTTATTCCTGACGAAGAACTCTGCGACCACTATAATCTATGTGATGTCTTTGCCATGCCTAGTAAAGGAGAAGGATTTGGTATCGTGTATCTAGAAGCCCTAGCCTGTGGAAAACCCACCTTGGGTGGAAATCAAGATGGGGCAATTGATGCCCTGTGTCATGGCGAACTGGGAGCCTTAGTTAACCCGGATAATATAGAAGAAATTGCCCGAAACCTAACTCAAATCCTCCAGAAAACCTATCCTAATCCTCTCATGTACCAACCCGAGGTATTACGGCAAAAAGTTATAGAAATTTACGGGTTTGAACGCTTCAAACAAACACTCAACCAGCATCTATCGGAATTTTGGCAGCAAACAGGAAACACACCCAACAGAAGTTGACAATCTAATCATTGCCTTCAATGGCTTGAGCAAAAGTGAAGCCAGTAAGCTAATTATTCCGGATTATCTGAAACAGGGTGGTAAAGATGGATAGTGCCACCTTTCACAGAAATAATATGAATCTCAATAAAAATCAATCTCAGGAAGGAATTTGTTTACACATAGGTTGTGGAATCAAAGTTGTAGAAAGATGGAAAAATATAGATAGTTCTCCTAGTTTACGGTTGTCTAAATTCCCCTTTGTTGGCTCTAGTATTTGTCGTTTAATAGGCGCTCCAAATTGGCCAGAAATCGCCCAGTGTGGAGATGTTTTAAAAGGGATAAATATTCCTAACAGTAGCTGTGATTTGATTTATGCTGCTCATGTTTTTGAACACTTGAGTTATATCGACTTTTCTCAAGCATTAGATAATGTTTATAACTATTTAAAGCCTGGAGGAATTGTCCGTATTATAGTGCCAGATCTAGAAAAATATATACAAACTTACATAAAAAATCGCTCGGATAATCAACGAGAACATCAAGCAGCTTTTGAATTTATGTACCATTCCTTTATAGGACATCAGGGAAGCCGTAGTCATATTTATCAGCGAATCAAGGAAATATTCTCCAATTACAGACATCAATGGATGTGGGATATTCCCTCATTAAAAACAGCATTTGCTAATCAAGGTTTTACTCAAATTCGTCAATGCCAGTATGGAGATTGGTTAGATTCAAGATTTGCATTAGTTGAAGTAGAAGAAGTTCATGTGGGTTCAATCTGTATTGAAGCAATTAAACCAACTGGAACTATCAAGAATGATAGTTGTGCTACACTCAAGTAGGCAATCATTAAGATATAAATCAGAGTTCATTAATCAATTATGTGTGGAATTGCCGGTTGTATCGGTTATCCAGAACGTGATCGCCTAGAAACAGCGATCGCGTCAGCGATGCGGAGCATTATCGCCAAAATGCAGAATGCCCTCAAACATCGAGGTCCCGATGACCAGGGACTCTACATTTCTGGCGATCGCCAAGCCGGTTTAGCCCATACTCGTCTCTCCATTCTTGACCTTAGTCCTGCCGGCCATCAACCCATGTCTACCGATCATGGGCGCTACTGGATCACCTTCAACGGCGAAATCTACAACTTTCGTCAACTCCGAGAAACCCTGATCGCCCAAGGCGAAATCTTCCACTCCCAAACCGATACCGAAGTTATCCTCAAACTCTACCAAAAACACGGCTCCAACTGCGTCAACCACCTTCGAGGCATGTTCGCCTTCGCCATCTGGGACGACCAAGAAAAAACCGCCTTTCTCGCCCGCGATCCCCTCGGCATCAAACCCCTATACTACTGGCAATCCGGGTCAACCCTCCTCTTTGCCTCCGAACTGCGAACGCTCATCGCCTCCGGTTTACCCCCGAAAATCCTCAACCCCAAAGGACTGTATACCTATCTCATCAGTGGCTCCGTTTCTGAACCCGATACCCTAATTCAAGATATTAATGCTCTTCCTGCCGGTCATTGGCTGCAATGGAAAGCAGGGCAAACAACGCAACAACAATACTGGCAAATCCAGTTCAATCCCCAACCCATTCCCCCCACAGAAGCCAAAGAACAAGTTCGCCAAGCCCTGATTGACTCCATCAAATATCACTTTGTCAGCGACGTTCCCGTAGGTGTATTTCTCAGTGGGGGCATAGACTCCACCTCCCTCGTCGCCCTCGCTCGTCAAACCCAACTCGGTCAACTGCGAACCTACTCCATCGCCTTTGAAGAAAATCAATGGAACGAAGGCCCCATTGCTCAACGGATCGCCGAGACTTTTGAAACCGACCATACCGAGTATATCCTCACTTCAAAAGTCGCTCGGCAACTGATGAATCAGTTTATTGGGGCGATCGATCAACCCAGCATCGACGGTTTCAACACCTATTGCGTCTCCAAGATCGCCAGAGAACACGGTACAAAAGTCGCCCTATCCGGACTCGGTGGTGACGAACTCTTTGGCGGTTACAGCTCCTTTCAACAAGTCCCCAAAATGGTAGCTTGGGGAAAACGCCTCCAGTTCCTCCAACCCCTCAACCTTGGAAGACTCCTCAGTCAATGGACAAAAAATCCTAAACTGCAACGAATTAGCGACTTTCTCCAACATCCCCCCAACAGCTTCAACGCCTATCTCAGCTATCGCGGCATCTTTACCCATCCAGAAACCTTACAAATTCTCAATCACTTCTGCCCTCAGCAAGACACCTCTACTCTCAGACCCACTTTAGAAATTCCCCCTTGTCCCTCCCCAGAAGATGAAGTCAGCTTCTTAGAAATCAACCGCTATATGAGAAACCAACTTCTCCGCGATAGCGATGTCATGAGCATGGCATGGGGGTTAGAAGTTCGCGTTCCCTTCCTCGATCGCGTTATTCTAGACACCATTGACACCATTCCCCATTCCCTTAGACTCTCTCAAGGCAAACAACTCCTGATTCAAGCTGTCCCCGAACTGCCAGATTGGGTCATTAACAAACCCAAACAAGGATTTCTCTTTCCCTTCGATCGCTGGCTCAACGATCCAGAATGGAATGAACTCTTTCAGCTTAACTCCATTCCTCAACTCTCCCTTACTCCCTGGTATCGTCGCTGGAGTCTCGTTATTCTCCAGAAATGGTTATGCAATCTTGGTATTTCCCTCCCGTGAACAATCAATCTCTAAACATTCTCCATGTCATTCCCAGCGTCTCCCCTCTACGGGGCGGCCCCAGTTATGCTGTCATCAACATGGTTAAAGCCTTACGGAAACAGGGAATCAACGCCGAAATTGCCACCACCGATGATAACGGAGCAACAGGACAACCCCTAGATGTTCCTTTAGGAAAACGAACAGACTATCAAGGCGTTCCCATTTACTTTTTTCCTGCCGGAAGTTCGTCAGGTGCCAGCTTAACTCAAGATAGAGGCTTTCTCTTTTCTTGGCCCCTCACCCAATGGTTATGGAAGCATATCCAAGATTATGATTTGATTCATACCCATTATCTGTTTTCTTACGCTTCCACTTGTGCCGCTGTTATTGCCAAATACCACAAAACTCCCTATATTCGGCGCACGATTGGTCAACTCTCCCCTTGGGCTTTAGCTCAAAGTCGTGGCAAAAAACAACTCTATAGCCTTCTTATCGAACGGCACAACCTCAATCAAGCTGCCGCCATTCACTGTACCTCCGACGGAGAAGCCTTAGATGTTCGCAATTATGGCATTACCGCCCCTACCGTAACTATTTCCCTAGGAGTTGAAATCCCAGAAATCCAACCTGATGCTAAAGCTGAACTACGGAAAAAATATGATATTCCTTTAGACGCGCCGATTATTTTATTTCTCTCTCGCCTGCATTATAAAAAACGCCCGGATCTTTTAATCGAAGCCCTTCACCAAGTTAAATCTAAACATCCTAACATTTACCTTTTGCTTGCTGGTTCTGGAGATCCTGAATATATCCAAGAATTAAATCAATTACTCCATCAATTAGACTTACAAAAATGCACCCGGTTTACTGGTTTTGTTACGGGCAAAGATAAAGATTTAGTCCTTCAAGGCTCTGATATTTTTGTCCTTCCTTCCTTTTCGGAAAATTTCGGTATTGCCGTAGTCGAAGCCTTGGCTGCTGGTTTGCCCGCGATCGTTACCCCAGAAGTACAAATTGCTCCAGAGATTGAGCAAGCAAATGCTGGGTTAGTTGTCGAAGGCAATAGAGAATCTGTCGCGAGTGCAATTACTCAGTTACTGGACTCAGATAACCAGCAACTCGATCAGAAGGGTCAGACTTTAGTGAAACACTGCTATTCTTGGCCAGCCATTGCAGAAAAACTAGCTGACATTTATCTTCGTCTAATTCAGAAAAATATTAGATTATCCAATTAAGAAAAAAATGGACTACACCACTGACAAAGAGTTGGCTTGTCTAAAAGAATAAAGAGATTTTTGGGTTATGGGCGGAGAGAGACTCGAACTCTCATACCCGGAGGTGCCACATTTTGAGTGTGGTGCGTCTACCAATTTCGCCATCCGCCCTAGTATATAACTTTGTTATTATAACCTATCTTTTGATTTTGCAACACCTTTTGACTATCTTATATTTTAGGCAACTTCTCCATCTCCCCTCCTGATGCGATTCTTCTGCTGTCACTCTCTGAGTAGAAAAGTCTATTTTGACTCTAAGTCACTCTAACCCTATGGGATATGTTAGAGTTTCTTGTTATTGAATATGTGCGATTAGAGAATAAAAAAACTAGTGCTGTTGATGAAAGGACACTATGCTTATATCTTTTCAAATGCCAGGAGGCGGACTTGAACCGCCGACACGAGGATTTTCAGTCCTCTGCTCTACCGACTGAGCTATCCCGGCTTATTTTGAATCCTTTACTAAGGTAACACTAAAAGAATTTAGTTGTCAATACCCTGAAGAAAAATTTCTGAGGGAAAGGCGATCGCCTTTCCCTTCTGCCCTAAATTGGACGTAAGCGAGTTAACTTCAAATTGAACTGACCTCCAGCCGTTTCACCAAAGGCACGCACCCGTACAATATACGTCCCTGACTTAGTAATCCGGGCAAAG
This genomic window contains:
- a CDS encoding glycosyltransferase, with protein sequence MQSWYFPPVNNQSLNILHVIPSVSPLRGGPSYAVINMVKALRKQGINAEIATTDDNGATGQPLDVPLGKRTDYQGVPIYFFPAGSSSGASLTQDRGFLFSWPLTQWLWKHIQDYDLIHTHYLFSYASTCAAVIAKYHKTPYIRRTIGQLSPWALAQSRGKKQLYSLLIERHNLNQAAAIHCTSDGEALDVRNYGITAPTVTISLGVEIPEIQPDAKAELRKKYDIPLDAPIILFLSRLHYKKRPDLLIEALHQVKSKHPNIYLLLAGSGDPEYIQELNQLLHQLDLQKCTRFTGFVTGKDKDLVLQGSDIFVLPSFSENFGIAVVEALAAGLPAIVTPEVQIAPEIEQANAGLVVEGNRESVASAITQLLDSDNQQLDQKGQTLVKHCYSWPAIAEKLADIYLRLIQKNIRLSN